The genomic window TGAAAAGGACCTTACACTAGGCGTGTATTACTGACCTCACGCTTCAGACGGCAGTGTGAATTCAGTGCTCTTTGGAACCATAAAACAAGCTTATCAGGGagtgagactattattatgggtgacttcaattacccTGCTATTAACTGGGAATTGCcgacaggacaaaaaaaagtgcggcagaatttttagatgttataaatgacctttttggAACAGTATGTCAATCAGCCCACAACAGGGAAATaaattctggatctggtgctatgtGGTGCTCCTGACATAATTTGTAGCATAGAGGTAATTGAGCCACTTTGGACAAGTGATCATTCTAGAGttagttttgatatattttggcaaattaacAAGGCCTCATCTATGGCCAGAATTGAACATTTTAGACATGCCAATTTTAACATGATGCAAGcaaatttaagtaatattgactgggtgcaacttcttgattgcaagactgtgaatgaaaagtgtgtCAGGTTCAAAAGTGTTACTCTTGAGGGAAAAGTAAGTTGAAGAAGAGTTCTCCCCGGTGGACGAACAAAGACATATAGGAGagtttgagagaaaaaaacagtctgaaAGATATCTAAAAACTACCgcactgagagtaataaggctAAATATTGTAGTATGTGTGCTAAGGTTAGAAAAAAACTACAGGAAGCTAAGAGGCTCTTTACATGATGCAAAAAGTAATGCTAAAAGtctctttcaatactgtagtaggaaaatTAAAGTGAAGGAGAATGTcaggaggatgtcaggtgtatCAACAGTAAAGAAGGATCATTGCTTTAtaagaataaagatatttcTGATGCTTTAAATAGTTACTTTGTTGAGAGCTttactagagaagaggttactatTAGAAGTAAGGCAGTAGGCCCACATGGCGTATTCCCAAGGGTACTCAAAGAGTTAGgtgagatcatctttaaaccacttGCAGGTAATTTgagacagtttttaaaaagtggagaAATACCAGGGGACTGGAAGctaggtaatataataccaatatatatagaaaaggggactgtactgatccaggaaactattGCATcccatgtaaaatactggaatatatcattagagacaagtgagaagtgtttcttgaaaatagaaACATCCTAAGGAATAACCAGCAATGTTTTCGCAAGGGAATGTCATGCATGACAAACCTGCctttctttgaagaagctacaaAGGGTTTTGACTGTAACAAgacttatgatattatatacttaaatttccaaaaagcattcgataaggtaccacatgagagtTGTATTAGCAAAATGATAGAATTAGAGGacatatttcagagtggattcagAACTGGcaacagggtagaacacaaagagttgtaggagggatattatctaagcagggaactgtgggaagtgaagtcccacaaggatcaATGCTGGGACCACtactcttcctcatttatatcaatgaccttgacagggacatataAAGTACATTAGTAAAATTTTAAGATGATATAAAACGGGGAgacccagctaatagtttggaatctactaaagtaatccaagaatatttaaacaaaatgcagaagtgggcagaaacctggcaaatgaaattcaatatagccaattgtaaagttctgcatgtgggaaataaaaaaattgggcAAGATTACTTTCTGGGAGGAACAAAACATGAATGTGGATATATAGCCAAAGGTACTGTGTATAAAACCAAGGAAGTtctacttatcttatacaatacatttgttagaccacacttggagtattgtgtgcagttctggggaccatactacCAGAAATATATAAAGAATCTGATCgggaaaatgttcaaaaaagagcaaccaaattgattcctggtatgaaagataaaagctatgagacttaagatgcttattCTCTTCAAGCTTAGGCCTGTTCttgacattatgttatgttatgaattcaaatttagttaaattaaatggagaaaataataataagaaaaatattaatactaataataatacttgtttttattatgtgaCCAAAGACCAGTgtagcatacagtatatatcagAGAAGTTTAAATACAATGTTATTCTGATAAGCAAATTATAGCATCCTGATGCTATTTGTTTTGATggagagatttatttattttttattattttacatttggagtTTTACACAATACCGTATGTGGGTTCCACATTTTCTCTTGTGCCTCATTCTGCATTAAGTAATGACTCACTGTGCTATTTCCAGGAGATGTGAACACACAGGCTTCGCGGGGAAGAACCAGTCCTGACTTTGAGCGTCCTTACAGTACGTTGAtacccctgaaaaaaaaaaaaactatttatttctATGAACTGGAAAAACATATACAAAGGTCTAAAaagttaacttttttattttaaagtgcttttcctTGACTTTGTATTATAGTAAACATTTTGTCCCATTTTGCAGTGTCTGAGCTGAGGGTTGTGCTGCTGGGGAAGTCTGAAGAACTGAAGAGTAAAGTGGGGAACATCATCCTGGGGGCAGAGGTGCTTTCAGTGAAAGatcagtgtgagagagcacgAGGTCTGGTGAATAGGAGGCCTGTGGCTCTGATCAACACTCCAGACTTACTGGACCCCAAGCTCCCTGAAGGGAAATTACTCAATCAGATAGAGAGATGTATTACACTGTCTGCCCCAGGTCCTCATGCATTCCTGCTGGTGCTGGAGAACGGCAACCTTAcatctgagggggaaaaaagattcGAGAGAATCCTGCACTCTTTCAGCCCTGAGGCCTTCATGTACTCGATGGTACTGGCCACACAGGAGAGTAAAAGAACTGTCTTTGACCTGTCTTATACCCACATTCTGCAAATGTGTAGTGGAAGGTGTTACACGTTTCACAACACAGATGAGACTAATTACACCCAGGTTACTGAACTAATGGAGAAAATAGAGCAGATGGTGAAGCAGAATGGAGGAGGTTTCCTCAGCTGTGAGATGTTCAAGGAGCCAGAATCAGTCAGAGTTCGAGAGCTGGAGGCCAGGCACAAGactgagctggaggagaaggacaGGAAGATCAGAGAATTAGAAAAACGTATTAAGGGCACATCACAGGGTAAGTGAAGAGGTTCATCATTTCTTCATAAGGGTATGTCAGGGGACGAGTGTGGAGAGGTTCATCGTTTGTTTATACAGATAAAGGCACTCCTGGTTGGTTGATGGTGGAATCAGTTGATTGCTGGTATTCAATGTGTTTTAGCCACAGAGATTTATTTAATCACTGACTAGCTGatgagtccacacaccttgttttcaagGTCTTCACTGGCAGCTCATTTAAAGGAAACAATACCTGCTGACACTGCTGTGCTTTAGGACTTTGACACCCCTGAGAAGGCTTTTTATGACGACCTTGATTCTCCGGATTTTCTCTCTgagttgtactgtgtgtgtttatttggcaggcgctGGGGGTAAAGATCAGAGCTCTGACTGTGTGAGGATAGTGCTCGTGGGGAAGACAGGAAATGGGAAAAGTGCCACAGGAAACACCATACTGCAGAGGGAGGAGTTCCAGTCGGATATCTGTATGAATTCAGTGACGACCAGCTGTAAGACAGGAGTAGGGGAAGTAGCTGGCAGGCGCGTTGCTGTAGTTGACACGCCGGGTCTCTTTGACACATCATTTTCAAAAGAGAAGGTCAAGGAGGAAATAGCCAAATGCATCTCCTTGTTGGCCCCAGGACCTCATGTGTTTCTCCTAGTGCTACAGATTGGAAGAATCACAGAGGATGAGAAGGACACATTGCAGCTCATTAAGAGCACCTTTGGTAAAACGGCTGAAATGTTCACCATAGTCACATTCACAAGAGGGGATGATCTTAGAAATGAATCCATTGAAAGCTTCATTCAAAGAGGTGACCCTGTAATCCAAAATCTGATTAAAAACTGTGGAAACAGGTTTCATGTCTTCAATAATAAGGACATGAGCAATCGCACCCAAGTGTCTGAGCTGCTGGATAAGATAGACATGATGGTTCAGAGGAATGGAGGAGGCTGTTACACCAATGAGATGTTCCAGAAGGCAGAATTTACCATAAGGAAAGAGTGCGAAAGAATACTGAGTGAGAATGCGGGAAAGatccagagagagaaggagatgcTGGAGGAAAAACATGAAGCGGAGATGAAAGagatgaggaggaagatggAAGAGCAGAGACGCAaagcagaagaagaaataatgcttcaggaaaaaaagctgaaagaCAAAGAAGAACATTTAAGGATGGAGCTAAAAGagtggaagaaaaaagaaaaggaaaaaaaagagaggagagacagggaaGACATAGAGAGGAAGGCAAGACAAAAATCAGAGTGGAAGAGCAAAATAGGTGAGATtgaggaaatgaaaaggaaactgGAAGAGGAGAAACAAGAAAGACAAAAGGGAGAGAATGAAAGGAGATCTAAAGAGCAACTGGAAAGGGAGCTTGAAGAAAAGCAAAGGcagctgaaaaaacaacaagagcagTTGgacaaggaaagaaaagaggaggCAGACAGAAGACCTAAGGAGGAcgcagagagaaaagaggaggagaggaaaaggctGGAATTGTTACAGAAGGAACTTGAGAAGGGACGTGAAGAACTTCAGAAGAGTAAGATTGATGAAGAGGCAAAGAgaacaaaagaagagaaaacatttaaagacaTGGAGGAACACTTTCGTAAAATCATTCTTGAAAACAATCAGAAATATGAAGAAGCTGCtagaaaaaaagcagaggaaCAGGAAAGAAAGCTAACTCAATTACAAGAAGAGCTTCAGCGCCatattgcacattttcatgagaaaaagaaaggcaaaaaatgtttaatactgTAGCGCTGAAAAAGGCATGTGTTCATGTGCTAggccagtgtttctcaaccctggtcctagggacccactgccctgcatgatttagatgtttccctgctctaacacacctgattcaaatgaatgggtcatcatcaagctctgcagaagcctgataacgacccattcatttgaatcaggtgtgttggggCAGGGAGACATCTgtaacatgcagggcagtgcgtccccaggaccagggttgagaaacactgtgcTAGGCCATGGAATGTACAATTACTTCTGTGTTGATCTAGTTCTCCATGTGGAATGCACCAATGTACAGAAGACTGCCTTGTGAAAACATCAATATTGGGCCCTTTATTAGCAGATGCTTTCCCCACATTcttgtttgaatttttaatggTCAATCATGCATGCTCACCCTGCAAGGGTCCTCATCAGAAGCTCAGATATAATCAGAGGCTCTCCTCGAAAGCAGGTGGTGTCAGCTGTATGCTCTGTATACCGCAGTTAGCAAGGTGGGCTGTATGTGTGGCTCTACAGATGAAATGGTGGACGCCAGACCTTGGGGCCCTGTCcatg from Anguilla anguilla isolate fAngAng1 chromosome 8, fAngAng1.pri, whole genome shotgun sequence includes these protein-coding regions:
- the LOC118233357 gene encoding GTPase IMAP family member 8-like isoform X3, with product MSELRVVLLGKSGELKSKVGNIILGAEVLSVKDQCERARGLVNRRPVTLINTPDLLDPRLPDRTFFYQIERCVTLSAPGPHAFLLVLENGNITSEGKKRFEQILHSFSPEAFMYSMVLTTQGSKITLFDLSYTHILQMCSGRCYKFHNIDEINYTQVTELMEKIEQMVGENGGGFLSCEMFKEPESARLGASQVPLRKAEQKVERKEKPRALSEELQEIKGKKVAGGDRLNLVLFGRREAGKMFAGNTILGQRESSVGPGSSSVYERRDGEVFGRPVTVVEMPALCDVQLTASAVSRLFTSLCGHGVHAFLLVTPAAPFTDEDKAEITRIQETFGSRVTDYMMVIFTHENPAAQPVHDFLQQSKDIQELLRICGNRYSVFYNQHILNNPTVPKLLEVIDMMKRETGSCFSLNMYWEAQLERKVRELEARHKMELEEKDRKIRELEERIKGTSQGAGGKDQSSDCVRIVLVGKTGNGKSATGNTILQREEFQSDICMNSVTTSCKTGVGEVAGRRVAVVDTPGLFDTSFSKEKVKEEIAKCISLLAPGPHVFLLVLQIGRITEDEKDTLQLIKSTFGKTAEMFTIVTFTRGDDLRNESIESFIQRGDPVIQNLIKNCGNRFHVFNNKDMSNRTQVSELLDKIDMMVQRNGGGCYTNEMFQKAEFTIRKECERILSENAGKIQREKEMLEEKHEAEMKEMRRKMEEQRRKAEEEIMLQEKKLKDKEEHLRMELKEWKKKEKEKKERRDREDIERKARQKSEWKSKIGEIEEMKRKLEEEKQERQKGENERRSKEQLERELEEKQRQLKKQQEQLDKERKEEADRRPKEDAERKEEERKRLELLQKELEKGREELQKSKIDEEAKRTKEEKTFKDMEEHFRKIILENNQKYEEAARKKAEEQERKLTQLQEELQRHIAHFHEKKKGKKCLIL